One window from the genome of Synechococcus sp. PROS-7-1 encodes:
- a CDS encoding type III restriction-modification system endonuclease, with the protein MKLHFEPNLDYQLEAIESVCDLFRGQEICRTEFTVTKSALGGAFIPGLESDLGVGNRLSLLDDELLKNLTNIQLRNGLAPSTELTSGDFTVEMETGTGKTYVYLRSIFELNKRYGFQKFVIVVPSVAIKEGVYKSLQITEQHFKGLYAGVPYEYFLYDSNKLGQVRNFATSASIQIMVVTVGAINKKDVNNLYKKSEKTGGEEPIDLIKATRPIVIVDEPQSVDGGLKGSGKKALEEMNPLCTLRFSATHVDRHHMVYRLDAVDAYEKRLVKQIEVASATVEDAHNKPYVRLLSVKNQRGTISAQVQLDMQTAAGGIRRQAVNVQDGDDLKQTTGRSIYSDCLIGEIRVAKGDEYLQLRVPGGEQYLRIGQAWGDVDLLAVQREMIRRTIREHLDKEKRLRPQGIKVLSLFFIDEVAKYRSYDSEGNPIKGDYARIFEEEYRRAATMPDYHTLFQEVDLSHAAEVVHNGYFSIDKAGGWTNTAENNQSNRDCAERAYNLIMKEKEKLLSLQTPLKFIFSHSALKEGWDNPNVFQICTLRDISTERERRQTIGRGLRLCVNQEGDRIRGFDVNTLTVVAMESYEQFAENLQKEIEQDTGIRFGVVEPHEFANVAVVSSDGGTIPLGVEQSKVLWEHLKAEGHLDNKGKVQDSLRQALKSDTLSVPELFEAQRDQITAVLKKLAGRLEIKNADERRQVRTRQAVLHSPEFRALWDRIKHKTTYRVEFDNEWLIEKCICAVQEAPQIAKTRLQWRKADLAIGQAGVEATERVGAATVVLNESDIELPDLLTDLQDRTQLTRRSLQRILRGSRRLDDFKRNPQVFIELTAEAINRCKRFAVVDGIKYQRLGDEHYYAQELFEQEELTGYLRNLLNASKAVYEQVIYDSETERSFGDQLENNSAVKVYAKLPGWFTIPTPLGSYNPDWALLIEQDGSEKLYFVVETKSGKFADDLRDKERAKIECGKAHFQALGGSDRAAHYEIATNLDDILSKHS; encoded by the coding sequence ATGAAGCTCCACTTCGAACCCAATCTCGACTATCAGCTTGAAGCGATCGAATCAGTTTGTGACTTATTTCGAGGTCAGGAGATCTGCCGTACCGAGTTCACCGTCACCAAGAGTGCTCTAGGTGGAGCGTTCATACCTGGTCTTGAGAGTGACCTGGGCGTTGGTAACCGCCTGTCACTATTAGATGACGAGTTACTCAAAAACCTTACCAACATCCAACTTCGCAATGGCCTAGCACCATCAACTGAGCTCACGTCGGGTGACTTCACTGTTGAGATGGAGACTGGTACCGGAAAGACATATGTCTACTTGCGGTCCATCTTTGAGCTGAATAAGCGCTACGGCTTCCAAAAGTTTGTCATCGTGGTCCCTTCCGTGGCAATCAAAGAAGGGGTCTACAAATCACTGCAGATAACGGAACAGCATTTCAAAGGCCTCTACGCAGGAGTGCCTTACGAATACTTTCTCTACGACTCCAATAAGCTCGGCCAGGTTCGGAATTTCGCAACCAGCGCCAGTATCCAGATCATGGTGGTAACCGTTGGCGCCATCAACAAGAAGGACGTCAACAACCTCTACAAGAAGAGCGAAAAAACAGGCGGAGAAGAGCCGATTGATCTGATCAAGGCCACAAGGCCCATTGTGATTGTGGATGAACCACAGAGTGTTGATGGGGGCCTGAAAGGAAGTGGGAAGAAAGCTCTTGAGGAAATGAATCCACTCTGCACGCTCCGCTTTTCCGCTACCCACGTTGATCGACATCACATGGTCTATCGCCTGGATGCAGTCGACGCCTACGAGAAGCGGCTTGTCAAACAAATCGAGGTGGCCTCAGCCACCGTGGAAGATGCTCACAACAAGCCTTACGTGCGGCTTTTATCGGTGAAAAATCAGCGCGGCACGATTAGCGCTCAGGTTCAGCTGGATATGCAAACAGCTGCGGGTGGGATTCGACGACAGGCAGTGAATGTGCAAGATGGTGATGATTTAAAGCAGACGACGGGCCGTTCTATCTATTCCGATTGCCTGATCGGCGAGATCCGTGTCGCCAAGGGCGATGAATACCTTCAGCTGCGTGTGCCTGGCGGTGAGCAGTATCTGCGGATTGGACAAGCTTGGGGCGATGTAGATCTGTTGGCCGTCCAGCGCGAGATGATTCGTCGCACGATCCGTGAGCACCTCGATAAGGAGAAGCGTCTGCGCCCACAAGGCATCAAGGTTCTCTCTCTCTTCTTCATCGACGAAGTGGCGAAATACCGTTCCTATGACAGTGAGGGGAATCCCATTAAAGGCGACTACGCACGCATCTTTGAAGAGGAGTATCGGCGTGCAGCAACAATGCCTGACTACCACACACTGTTTCAAGAAGTAGACCTTTCGCATGCCGCAGAAGTTGTACACAACGGCTACTTTTCGATTGACAAGGCTGGAGGGTGGACAAATACCGCCGAGAACAATCAGTCGAACCGCGACTGTGCTGAGCGCGCCTACAACCTGATCATGAAGGAGAAAGAGAAGCTGTTATCGCTTCAAACTCCTTTGAAGTTCATTTTCTCGCACTCAGCATTGAAAGAAGGTTGGGACAATCCTAATGTGTTCCAGATTTGCACTCTGCGAGATATTTCAACGGAACGCGAACGGCGACAAACTATTGGCCGTGGACTTCGCCTGTGTGTCAACCAGGAGGGTGATCGCATCCGGGGTTTTGACGTCAATACCTTGACCGTCGTTGCAATGGAGAGCTACGAGCAGTTTGCAGAAAATCTGCAGAAGGAAATTGAACAAGACACTGGCATTCGCTTTGGTGTCGTGGAACCCCACGAGTTCGCCAACGTTGCTGTTGTCAGTTCTGACGGCGGCACTATTCCTCTGGGTGTTGAACAGTCCAAGGTTTTGTGGGAGCACTTAAAGGCAGAAGGCCATCTCGACAACAAAGGCAAGGTGCAGGATTCGCTCCGCCAGGCACTGAAGAGCGACACGCTCAGCGTGCCAGAGCTATTCGAAGCACAGCGTGACCAAATAACAGCCGTGCTCAAGAAACTGGCTGGTCGCCTGGAGATCAAGAACGCTGATGAACGCCGTCAGGTACGTACCCGACAGGCCGTACTGCACAGCCCTGAGTTCAGGGCATTATGGGATCGCATCAAACACAAGACGACTTACAGAGTTGAGTTCGACAACGAATGGCTGATCGAGAAATGTATTTGCGCTGTGCAGGAAGCGCCGCAGATTGCGAAAACCCGCCTGCAGTGGCGCAAGGCTGACCTCGCCATTGGACAGGCAGGAGTGGAAGCAACAGAGCGCGTGGGAGCGGCCACAGTGGTGCTCAACGAAAGTGACATTGAGCTTCCTGATCTGCTCACGGACCTTCAGGACCGCACACAGCTCACCAGGCGAAGCCTGCAGCGCATTCTGCGCGGTAGTCGGCGGCTCGATGATTTCAAACGCAATCCGCAAGTTTTTATCGAGCTCACCGCCGAGGCAATCAATCGCTGTAAACGCTTTGCAGTTGTTGATGGCATCAAGTATCAGCGCCTTGGCGATGAGCACTACTACGCGCAGGAGCTCTTCGAACAAGAGGAGCTGACCGGCTATCTCAGAAATCTTCTTAATGCTTCCAAAGCCGTCTATGAGCAAGTGATCTACGACTCTGAGACCGAACGCAGCTTTGGAGACCAGCTGGAGAACAACAGTGCTGTGAAGGTGTACGCCAAATTGCCTGGCTGGTTCACCATTCCAACCCCTCTGGGAAGCTACAACCCAGACTGGGCACTGCTCATCGAGCAGGATGGATCCGAGAAGCTTTACTTCGTGGTGGAGACCAAGAGCGGCAAATTCGCCGATGACCTACGTGACAAGGAGCGAGCAAAAATCGAGTGCGGGAAAGCTCACTTTCAAGCCTTAGGCGGTAGTGATAGAGCGGCTCACTATGAAATAGCCACAAACCTCGATGACATCTTGAGCAAACACTCGTAA
- a CDS encoding HNH endonuclease: protein MAFWWVNHKQTFRQETEGGYIWSPKQNANGAKNVSYDNLARCQVGDVVFSYAYAKISQIGLVESVAETAPKPPEFGSTGEYWGENGWLVRVNWQPLQQPLVPREHFELIQPLLPERHSPISATSGRGNQGVYLAGLDEALGHLLIKMIEQHADAAIKVHLLVLAEERDSSHALFDDVQALQEVVSTTERDALTKARLGQGLFRHRVAEQESICRVTGLARQEFLIASHIKPWRDCDNHERLDGANGLLLSPHVDKLFDRHWISFDSDGQLIWQHEAAADALHCWGIASANVIRPFSREQEAFLEQHRRHLRTDR from the coding sequence ATGGCGTTCTGGTGGGTGAATCACAAGCAGACCTTCCGGCAGGAAACGGAAGGTGGCTACATCTGGTCGCCTAAACAAAATGCCAATGGCGCCAAGAATGTCAGTTACGACAACTTGGCGCGCTGCCAGGTGGGTGATGTGGTGTTCAGTTATGCGTACGCCAAGATCAGCCAGATTGGTTTGGTGGAATCGGTGGCGGAGACGGCACCAAAGCCACCTGAATTTGGCAGCACAGGAGAGTATTGGGGTGAAAACGGCTGGCTGGTGAGGGTGAATTGGCAGCCCCTGCAACAGCCCTTGGTGCCGCGCGAACACTTTGAGCTGATTCAGCCACTGCTGCCTGAGCGCCATAGCCCGATCAGTGCAACATCAGGGCGGGGCAATCAGGGGGTGTACTTGGCAGGGCTTGATGAGGCGTTGGGCCATCTGCTGATCAAGATGATTGAGCAGCATGCTGATGCAGCGATCAAGGTTCATCTCCTGGTGCTGGCAGAAGAGCGTGATTCTTCCCACGCACTTTTCGATGATGTGCAGGCCTTACAGGAGGTCGTGAGCACAACGGAGCGAGATGCATTGACCAAAGCACGATTGGGCCAGGGTCTGTTTCGGCATCGTGTTGCTGAACAGGAGTCGATTTGCCGTGTAACTGGTTTGGCTAGGCAAGAATTCCTCATTGCCAGCCACATCAAACCCTGGCGGGATTGTGATAACCATGAGCGGCTCGATGGTGCCAATGGGTTGCTTCTTTCTCCTCATGTCGACAAATTGTTTGACCGGCATTGGATCAGTTTTGACTCTGATGGCCAGTTGATTTGGCAACACGAAGCAGCAGCAGATGCGCTCCATTGTTGGGGCATTGCGTCAGCCAATGTGATTCGGCCCTTTAGTCGCGAGCAAGAGGCGTTTCTTGAGCAGCATCGGCGCCACCTGCGGACAGATCGATGA
- a CDS encoding DUF4391 domain-containing protein: MIATDLIAALDLPPNARVDRRVPKTLLLEHGAPTAADKQRIKEGIEEVQWVATLKPTTIGVPAFRDATREYLEIAVLNVTLRADSKAERLTELLHRAVPYPLFLLMDVGTGLTLSLAHKRWSEGEAGATVLDGDLVAAALATANSSQVIPLFLGALSLSSLPRADLYKLYQGCVDAVLALLAAQITGSFSLPSTPEHALARREALREASRLGAEINRLRAAAAKEKQMPRQVELNLALKRTEAARASALTRL, from the coding sequence ATGATCGCTACCGACCTGATTGCCGCATTGGATCTGCCACCCAATGCACGGGTGGACCGGCGGGTACCCAAAACCTTGCTGTTGGAGCATGGAGCTCCAACGGCTGCGGATAAGCAACGAATCAAAGAAGGTATTGAAGAGGTCCAGTGGGTGGCAACGCTCAAACCCACCACGATCGGTGTGCCTGCGTTCCGTGATGCGACGCGTGAATACCTGGAAATTGCAGTTCTGAACGTGACCTTGCGTGCGGACAGCAAAGCCGAGAGGCTGACAGAACTCCTGCACCGTGCCGTGCCCTACCCGCTTTTCCTGCTCATGGACGTTGGTACGGGACTCACCCTCTCACTAGCGCACAAGCGCTGGTCCGAAGGGGAGGCGGGTGCCACGGTGCTAGATGGAGACCTGGTGGCGGCTGCTCTAGCTACGGCCAACTCCTCCCAGGTAATCCCGTTGTTTCTTGGAGCTCTCTCGCTGAGCTCGCTGCCGAGAGCTGATCTATACAAGCTTTACCAAGGTTGTGTCGATGCGGTGCTAGCTCTGCTAGCGGCTCAGATCACAGGGAGCTTCAGCTTGCCGTCGACGCCTGAGCATGCCTTGGCCAGGCGGGAGGCACTGCGCGAAGCCTCTCGGCTGGGAGCCGAGATCAACCGCCTGCGGGCTGCCGCTGCAAAAGAGAAACAAATGCCCCGGCAGGTAGAACTAAACCTGGCACTGAAGCGCACCGAAGCGGCACGAGCCTCCGCACTGACACGCCTCTGA
- a CDS encoding site-specific DNA-methyltransferase encodes MKKLTFGDPETMSPDLAATNLERLKALFPELVTEGPEGTAVNVDVLKALVGDKTVSDADEKYGLNWHGKRQARQLALKPSTGTLRPCPEESVDWETTQNLMIEGDNLEVLKLLQKSYAGKVKLIYIDPPYNTGIDFVYPDDFRDSIKNYLELTGQTGSGRALTSNADASGRFHTDWLNMMYPRLVLARNLLRDDGLIFISIDDGEAGHLRTLTNEVFGPENFVGNAVWQKAYTANMTAAHISNTHDHILIYAKDSTRASMGKVDRSEEQKSKFANPDNDPRGPWKAENLSAGKFYSAGQYEIEGPTGLKFSPPQGRYWRCNEDQYEAWLADNRITFGKSGQGRPMLKKFLAEAPDGLTPSTWWRHEDFGSNKEASIELKALFDGEACFQTPKPVKLLRKICNLATESNSIVLDFFAGSGTTAHAVLEANAEDGGSRRYILVQLPERLDPSDKNQKFAADTCKKIGIKPNLAELTKERLRRAAVKIKDNYSLSIADFGFRSFMLDTSNIHAWEPDLKNLDQSILDYTNNIKEGRTEEDILYELLLKLGLDLCVPIEQKEIAGKAVHSIGGGVLMACLAQEINRENVEPLAQGFITWHQALAPAGDTTCVFRDSAFTDDVAKTNLTAILNQHGITTVRSL; translated from the coding sequence ATGAAAAAACTGACTTTTGGCGATCCCGAGACCATGAGCCCCGACCTGGCCGCAACCAATCTCGAGCGGCTAAAGGCGCTATTTCCAGAGCTGGTGACAGAAGGGCCGGAAGGGACCGCTGTGAATGTGGATGTATTGAAGGCGCTGGTCGGCGACAAAACTGTGTCTGACGCCGACGAGAAATATGGCCTCAATTGGCATGGCAAACGTCAGGCCAGGCAACTGGCGCTCAAGCCCTCAACTGGCACATTGAGGCCCTGCCCGGAAGAGAGCGTGGACTGGGAAACTACGCAGAATCTGATGATCGAGGGGGACAATCTAGAGGTACTAAAACTCTTGCAAAAGAGCTACGCGGGCAAGGTAAAACTTATTTATATTGATCCACCCTACAACACAGGAATTGACTTTGTCTATCCAGATGACTTCAGAGATAGCATCAAAAACTATTTGGAGTTAACTGGACAAACCGGGAGTGGTCGAGCACTTACCAGCAATGCAGATGCAAGCGGAAGATTTCATACCGACTGGCTCAATATGATGTATCCCAGGCTTGTGCTTGCAAGAAACTTGCTCAGGGATGATGGCCTCATTTTTATCTCAATAGATGATGGCGAAGCTGGGCATCTCAGAACTTTGACAAATGAAGTTTTTGGCCCCGAAAACTTTGTCGGCAATGCCGTTTGGCAAAAAGCATATACCGCAAATATGACAGCTGCACATATATCCAATACCCATGATCACATCTTGATATACGCAAAAGATTCAACTCGTGCGTCCATGGGAAAAGTTGATAGATCAGAGGAGCAGAAATCTAAATTCGCAAATCCGGACAACGATCCACGTGGACCTTGGAAAGCCGAAAACCTCTCGGCCGGTAAATTTTACTCCGCAGGACAATATGAAATAGAAGGGCCAACTGGACTCAAGTTCTCACCGCCTCAAGGAAGGTACTGGAGATGCAATGAAGACCAGTACGAGGCATGGTTGGCTGATAATCGGATAACTTTCGGAAAATCGGGGCAAGGGCGGCCGATGTTAAAGAAATTTCTTGCAGAAGCGCCTGACGGCCTTACACCAAGTACATGGTGGAGGCATGAAGATTTTGGCTCAAACAAGGAGGCAAGCATTGAGTTGAAGGCCTTGTTTGACGGTGAAGCCTGTTTCCAAACACCAAAACCGGTAAAACTTCTCAGGAAGATATGTAATCTTGCGACGGAATCCAATAGTATTGTCCTTGACTTCTTCGCTGGAAGCGGAACAACTGCGCACGCGGTTTTGGAAGCCAATGCAGAAGATGGCGGAAGCCGTAGGTACATTCTGGTGCAGCTCCCGGAGCGCCTCGACCCATCCGACAAAAATCAGAAGTTTGCGGCCGATACGTGTAAAAAAATTGGCATTAAGCCTAATCTTGCAGAGCTTACTAAAGAAAGATTGCGACGTGCTGCAGTTAAAATAAAAGACAACTACTCGCTCTCAATTGCTGATTTTGGATTTCGTAGCTTCATGCTTGATACTAGCAATATCCACGCATGGGAACCGGATCTAAAAAATTTAGATCAGAGCATTCTGGACTACACAAATAACATTAAAGAAGGGCGCACCGAGGAGGACATTCTTTACGAGTTACTTCTCAAGCTCGGACTTGATCTATGCGTGCCGATCGAACAAAAAGAAATAGCGGGCAAAGCCGTGCACAGCATTGGCGGTGGTGTCTTGATGGCTTGCCTTGCGCAAGAAATCAACCGTGAAAATGTTGAGCCTCTTGCCCAAGGATTCATCACTTGGCATCAGGCACTTGCCCCAGCAGGCGATACAACCTGCGTGTTCCGCGACAGCGCATTTACTGATGATGTAGCCAAAACAAATCTCACAGCCATATTGAACCAGCACGGCATTACCACTGTGCGGAGCTTGTGA
- a CDS encoding helicase-related protein, protein MRFIKNSANNRAIDEIQATSSQGEELCGITNSFSIFAFSRLLQSEYNFQKFQLILAPKGSDLKTTGSTEERHSRNTLRLRWITKQILNLAEKDFQIRNAKTNIPQGAFVIRDSGQKPIKALIGSLSLSDSGLGLSPGNPLNLIQASESEEEAKAINTWFKEQWDALEDETAKNALIEHLQTIANHKDPACIYALILESIFHKPEDQLDEDQIVNAATGIRQTVVWNKLYKFQRDGVIGAIDKLNRFGGCIIADSVGLGKTFEALAIIKYQELRNDRVLVLCPKRLRDNWTLYIANDRRNVLAADRFNYDVLNHTDLSRDAGLSGDIDLAHVNWGNYDLVVIDESHNFRNKKTPQAEGETRYDRLMRKIIHEGVKTRVLMLSATPVNNRLADLRNQISFATEGDDRALIDHGINSIDATTRLAQKQFNRWLDLEEPDRTPSLLVEMLGFDYFTLLDHLTIARSRRHIEKYYGTAETGRFPDRLQPINIKADVDSAGAFLPIADINREIRRLNLASYAPLRYVLSHRQAAYDRKYSTEVKGGSGFFRQADREESLIHLLRVNVLKRMESAVSSFALTLQRQLSDVEATLARIEAQADELEGLDIENVDLDDPTFESLLVGRKVKVLLKDVDLVRWKQDLSEDRDRLVKLVAAAQDVKPQRDAKLQALRELIDQKCQQPINPGNRKLIVFTAFADTARYLYEQLAPWANNTLGIHTALVTGTGSNQATLPLLRKDLGSILSAFAPRAKERPAELADEGELDLLIATDCISEGQNLQDCDWLINYDIHWNPVRIIQRFGRIDRLGSPNERIQLVNFWPNMELEEYINLEQRVSGRMVLLDISATGEENLIEQQSGNPMNDLEYRRKQLLKLQDAVIDLEDLSTGVSIADLTLSDFRIDLAEYRRAHPEVLDTLPLGTMSVTTTADADLPPGIIFCLRAEGEAAKQAFEPGYPMAPHYLVHMSDDGAVLLPFTQAKCILDRLKRLCGGRDQPNQAACARFDKATKQGADMRHAQRLLAAAVGSVAGKTEQRAVASLFAPGGTHVLPGEFAGIDDFEVIAFLAILPEAAT, encoded by the coding sequence ATGAGATTCATAAAAAACTCAGCAAATAACAGAGCAATTGACGAGATCCAAGCAACTTCAAGCCAAGGAGAAGAGCTTTGCGGCATAACGAACAGCTTTTCTATTTTTGCGTTTTCACGGCTCTTGCAAAGTGAATATAATTTTCAAAAGTTCCAACTAATCCTCGCCCCCAAGGGATCAGACCTCAAAACAACAGGATCCACAGAAGAAAGGCACTCACGAAACACACTTCGCTTGCGCTGGATAACCAAACAAATCCTCAACCTTGCAGAAAAAGATTTTCAAATACGCAACGCGAAAACGAATATACCCCAGGGCGCATTTGTCATCAGAGACTCAGGCCAAAAACCAATCAAAGCGCTAATAGGCTCGCTCTCGCTAAGCGACTCCGGGCTTGGATTATCTCCCGGAAATCCGCTCAATCTAATTCAAGCATCTGAAAGCGAGGAAGAAGCAAAGGCAATTAACACATGGTTCAAGGAACAATGGGATGCCCTAGAAGACGAAACAGCGAAAAATGCACTCATTGAGCACCTGCAGACAATAGCGAACCATAAAGACCCGGCCTGCATTTATGCATTAATACTCGAAAGCATTTTTCACAAGCCAGAAGATCAACTAGATGAAGATCAAATCGTTAACGCCGCGACGGGAATCCGCCAGACTGTCGTCTGGAACAAGCTTTACAAATTCCAGCGTGATGGAGTGATCGGCGCAATCGACAAACTCAACAGGTTTGGAGGATGCATCATTGCCGATAGCGTTGGGCTCGGCAAGACATTCGAGGCACTGGCCATCATCAAGTACCAGGAATTGCGGAATGACCGCGTTTTGGTCCTCTGCCCGAAACGACTTCGCGACAACTGGACTCTCTACATAGCAAACGATCGTCGGAATGTCCTTGCTGCGGATCGCTTCAACTATGACGTCCTGAACCACACGGACCTCTCACGCGATGCTGGACTATCGGGCGACATTGATCTTGCCCATGTGAACTGGGGCAATTACGACCTCGTCGTCATCGACGAATCGCACAACTTCCGAAACAAGAAGACGCCCCAAGCGGAAGGCGAGACCCGCTACGACCGGTTGATGCGCAAGATCATTCACGAGGGAGTGAAGACACGGGTGCTCATGTTGTCGGCCACCCCGGTTAACAATCGCCTTGCTGACCTACGCAACCAAATTTCATTCGCGACGGAAGGTGACGACAGAGCTTTGATCGACCATGGCATCAACAGCATTGACGCCACCACTCGCTTAGCGCAGAAGCAATTCAACCGTTGGCTCGATCTGGAGGAGCCGGACCGTACGCCCTCTCTTTTGGTCGAGATGCTGGGCTTCGACTACTTCACGCTGCTCGACCATCTAACGATCGCGCGATCCAGGCGGCACATCGAGAAGTACTACGGCACCGCCGAGACAGGTCGTTTCCCTGATCGTCTCCAGCCAATCAATATCAAGGCAGATGTGGATAGTGCAGGGGCCTTCCTGCCCATTGCCGACATCAATCGAGAGATCCGCCGATTGAACCTGGCTTCCTATGCGCCATTGCGCTATGTGCTCTCGCATAGGCAGGCGGCCTATGACCGCAAGTACAGCACCGAGGTCAAGGGAGGCAGCGGTTTCTTTCGCCAGGCAGACCGCGAGGAGAGCCTGATCCATCTTCTGCGCGTCAACGTACTCAAGCGAATGGAAAGCGCTGTTTCATCCTTTGCTCTGACGTTGCAACGCCAGCTCTCTGACGTAGAAGCCACCCTGGCTCGCATCGAGGCACAAGCTGATGAGCTCGAGGGTCTAGACATCGAGAATGTGGACCTTGACGATCCAACTTTTGAGAGCCTTCTCGTGGGCCGCAAGGTCAAAGTCCTGCTCAAGGATGTCGACCTTGTTCGTTGGAAGCAGGACCTGAGCGAAGACCGCGACAGGCTGGTCAAGCTCGTCGCAGCTGCCCAAGACGTAAAGCCACAGCGGGACGCCAAGCTCCAGGCCTTGCGCGAGCTGATTGATCAAAAGTGCCAACAGCCAATCAATCCCGGCAACCGCAAGCTGATTGTCTTCACGGCCTTTGCCGATACCGCCAGATATCTCTACGAGCAGCTTGCTCCGTGGGCAAACAACACTCTTGGTATCCATACGGCTTTGGTCACAGGCACTGGTAGCAACCAAGCCACTTTGCCGCTTCTGCGAAAGGACTTGGGATCGATCCTGTCTGCTTTTGCGCCACGCGCAAAGGAACGGCCTGCCGAGCTTGCGGACGAGGGTGAACTCGACCTGCTGATCGCCACCGACTGCATCTCAGAGGGGCAGAACCTACAGGACTGCGATTGGCTGATCAACTACGACATCCATTGGAATCCAGTGCGGATCATCCAGCGTTTCGGTCGCATCGACCGCCTTGGCTCACCAAACGAGCGGATTCAGCTGGTCAACTTCTGGCCAAACATGGAACTTGAGGAATACATCAACTTGGAACAGCGCGTCAGCGGGCGCATGGTCTTGCTCGACATCTCTGCCACAGGCGAGGAGAACCTGATCGAGCAGCAGTCGGGAAACCCGATGAATGACCTTGAGTATCGGCGTAAGCAGCTCCTGAAGCTCCAAGACGCGGTCATCGATCTCGAGGACCTCTCCACTGGCGTTTCTATCGCCGACCTGACGCTGAGCGACTTCCGCATCGACCTCGCTGAGTACAGGCGGGCACACCCCGAGGTGCTGGACACGTTGCCGCTGGGCACGATGTCCGTGACCACAACGGCTGATGCCGATCTGCCCCCCGGCATCATCTTCTGTCTTCGCGCCGAGGGCGAGGCTGCCAAGCAGGCTTTCGAGCCTGGGTACCCCATGGCACCCCATTACCTCGTGCACATGAGCGATGACGGTGCCGTACTGCTTCCCTTTACCCAGGCCAAATGCATCCTTGACCGGCTAAAGCGACTCTGTGGTGGGCGGGACCAACCCAACCAAGCGGCTTGTGCTCGCTTTGACAAAGCCACGAAGCAAGGCGCGGACATGCGTCACGCCCAGCGCTTGTTGGCAGCAGCAGTGGGTTCCGTTGCCGGCAAGACGGAACAACGTGCCGTCGCCAGCTTGTTCGCGCCGGGTGGAACGCACGTGTTGCCTGGCGAGTTTGCCGGGATCGATGATTTTGAGGTGATTGCCTTCCTTGCGATCCTTCCGGAGGCGGCTACATGA